One Schistocerca cancellata isolate TAMUIC-IGC-003103 chromosome 1, iqSchCanc2.1, whole genome shotgun sequence genomic region harbors:
- the LOC126167176 gene encoding putative gustatory receptor 2a yields MPKVIIYFSLGTYSLLWHVQFFGIVLLVRDRLGAINTLLLAAVRPPLGSEAELEELVTQPSLAGRALVVEDDLLRLQRATLALHRTARLCRRHFGPALLLAVLRSFASVVSLSYAVLETGRRSQMPERVRLPLVAGLSCWLGLSLCHALLACWVCSSAAERAATVGLRMARVRLLVRSSGSSGVLQLPVDRLHFSAAGFFDIDLPLFVSITTAAVAYLVVLIQFSAM; encoded by the coding sequence ATGCCGAAAGTGATCATCTACTTCTCTTTGGGAACATACTCACTGCTGTGGCACGTGCAGTTCTTTGGCATCGTGCTGCTGGTGAGAGACCGCTTGGGAGCCATCAACACCCTACTGCTGGCAGCCGTGCGGCCGCCACTGGGGTCTGAAGCAGAGCTGGAGGAACTGGTGACGCAGCCCTCACTGGCTGGGAGGGCGCTGGTGGTGGAGGACGATCTGCTGCGACTGCAGCGCGCCACACTGGCTCTGCACCGGACTGCCCGGCTCTGCAGGCGGCACTTCGGGCCTGCGCTGCTGCTGGCCGTCCTCAGGAGCTTCGCCTCGGTGGTCTCCTTGTCCTACGCAGTCCTGGAGACGGGGAGGCGGTCTCAGATGCCCGAGAGGGTGAGGCTGCCGCTGGTGGCCGGTCTCTCCTGCTGGCTGGGACTGTCCCTGTGCCACGCCCTCCTGGCCTGCTGGGTCTGCTCTTCCGCTGCGGAACGCGCCGCCACAGTTGGGCTCAGGATGGCCAGGGTTCGCCTGCTGGTACGGTCTTCTGGCTCGTCGGGAGTTCTGCAGCTTCCAGTCGACAGGTTGCATTTTTCCGCTGCTGGATTCTTCGACATTGACCTGCCCCTCTTTGTGTCCATTACCACCGCTGCTGTGGCCTACCTTGTAGTTCTTATACAGTTTTCTGCAATGTAA